The DNA window CTGGCCGGTGCTGCGGCTGGCCGCGCGGTGCGGCACGGGCACCCGGACCGGCGTGGGCGATGTGCTGCACCTGCCGGACGGGCGGCCGGCGCGGTCGAACGCCGAACTGGTGGCGGCCGCCCGGGAGCAGCTGGCGCTGCACGCGCCGGGTACCGCCGCGAGCCGGTGATCCGTTCGCCGGATTACAGCCGCGAGCCGGTGATCCGTTCGCCGGATTACAGCCGCGAGCCGGTGATCCGTTCGCCGAAGACGTCGCCCGGGTTGGACAGCGCGCAGGTCTCCAGGGAGAGGCAGCCGCAGCCGATGCAGTCGGTCAGGTGGTCGCGCAGCCGCCCGAGCTGGCTGATCCGCTGGTCGAGCTCCGTGCGCCAGGCCGCGGAGAGCCGGGCCCAGTCCTCGCGGGTGGGGGTGCGCTCCTCGGGGAGTTGGGCCAGTGCGTCGCGGATGCTGGCGAGCGGGATGCCGACGCGCTGTGCGGCGCGTACGAAGGCCACCCGGCGCAGCGCGTCACGGGTGTAGCGGCGCTGATTGCCGGAGGTGCGGCGGCTGCTGATCAGGCCCTTGGACTCGTAGAAGTGGAGCGCCGAGACGGCGGCTCCGCTTCGGGCGGACAGCTGACCGACGGTGAGTTCATGGATTTTCTCGGGAATCTGCGGCACCCGGTCGAGGGTAGTCGGCGGTCCGTTGACATACACATACGGTCCCAGCATGCTGAGCAAGCGCTTGTTCGCCCCGGCGCATCCGTGAGTGAGAGGCAGGAGCAGGGCATGGCCGAGCCGAGGATCTTCACGTCCGCCGAGGAGCTGCACGCCGGGACGGGCGAGCCGCTCGGGCCCAGCGGGTGGCTGGAGGTGGACCAGAAGCGGATCGACCTCTTCGCGGACGCCACGGGCGACCACCAGTGGATCCATGTGGACCCGGAGCGGGCCGCGGCCGGGCCCTTCGGCACCACGATCGCGCACGGCTATCTGACCCTGTCCCTGCTGCCGAGCCTGGTGCCGCAGATCATGCGGGTCGAGGGCATGAAGATGGGCATCAACTACGGGGCCAACAAGGTGCGTTTCCCGGCGCCGGTGCCGGTCGGCTCACGGCTGCGTGCGACCGCCGTGATCACGGAGGTCACGGAGGCCGGGGGCGGCGTGCAGGTCGCGGCCACCGTCACGGTGGAGCGCGAGGGCGGGGACAAGCCCGTGTGCGTGGCCGAGTCGGTGTCGCGCTACTACTTCTGAGCGGTTCCGGGCGGGCCGCGGGGAGCCGGCCCCCGGCCCTGCCTCGGGCCTACGTGCCGGGCTGGACCTCGTGGGGCCGCGCGCCCACCATCCGGAGCACGAGGTCGGCGTAGAGCGCGCCGACCTCGTCGGGCGTGCGGGGCCCGGACACGCTGAACCAGCGGGCCACGTCGATGCAGAGCGACAGCACGGCGAGGGTGGTGCCGGGCACGTCGGGGACGTCGAACTCCCCGGCCTCGACGCCGTCGGCGAGGATGCGGCGTACGGCGGCGTCGCTCTGGCGGCGCAGTGCCACGATCTCGGAGCGGTGCTCCGGAGCCAGAGCGTCGAGCTCGTACTGGACCACGCGCGCGGTGGTGTGGTGCGCGGCGTGCCAGCGTACGAAGGACCGCACCGCGGCGTCGAGGCGCTCGGCGGCGCCGCCGGGGGCGTCGGCCGCGGTGGTGAGGATCTCCAGGGCCTTGTCGTGGCCGATCCGGCTGATCCGGTGGAGCAGCTCTTCCTTGGTCTTGTAGTGGATGTAGAGCGCGGCAGGGCTCATCCCGGCGCGGCCCGCGATGTCACGTGTGGTGGTCGCGTGGTACCCGCGCTCCGCGAAGGCCTCGACGGCCGCGATGAGCAGCCGCCGTGCCGCGTCGGGGGTGACCTCGGACCACGGCTGGTAGCCGCCGGCCGTCTCCGCCGCGCTGTCCATCGCTCACTCACCTCTTCGCCGTATGGGAAGTGACACCTTACCGGAGGGTGAGCAAGCGCTTAGCGGGCACGCGCGACGCGCGCCCGCTCAGAAGGCGGAGACTCCCGTGCGAGCGCGGCCGATGAGCAGCTTCTGGATCTGGCTGGTGCCCTCGTAGAGGGTCATCACCCGGGCGTCGCGCAGCAGCTTCCCGGCCGGGTACTCGTCTATGTATCCGTAACCGCCGTGCACCTGGAGGGCGTTGCTCGCGGCGCGGACGGCGGCCTCGGAGGCGAAGAGCTTCGCGGTGGAGGACTCGGTGGCGAAGGGCTGCCCGCGGTCGATCAGGTCCGCCACCCGCCAGGTCAGCAGCCGGGCGGCGTCCACGTCGACCGAGATGTCGGCGATCAGCTCCTGGACCAGCTGGTGGTGGGCGATCGGCTTGCCGAACTGCTCGCGCTGGGAGGCGTACGAGACGGCCGCGTCCAGGGCCGCCTGGGCGATGCCGACGCAGCCGGCGGCGACCGACATCCGACCCTTGGCCAGCGCGGACATGGCGACCGAGAAGCCCTTGCCCTCGGGGCCGAGCAGGGCGGAGGCCGGGACGCGGACCCCGTCGAGGGCCAGCTCGGCGGTGGCCTGGCCGCGCAGGCCGAGCTTCCCGTGGATCTCGCGGCGGGTGAGGCCGGGGGTGTCGGTGGGGACGAGGAAGGCGGAGACCCCGCGGTGGCCGGGCTCGTCGCCGGTGCGGGCGAACAGCAGCACGACGTCGGCCCAGGTGCCGTTGGTGATGAACATCTTGCTGCCGCTGAGGACGTACGAGTCCCCCTCCCGCACGGCGCGGGTGGTGAGGCTTCCGGCGTCGGAGCCGGTACCGGGCTCGGTCAGGCCGAAGCAGCCGAGCGCGTCCCCCGAGCACAGGCGGGGCAGCCAGGCGCGCTTCTGCTCCTCGGTGCCCCAGGCCGCGATGGTCTTGGCGACCAGGCCGAGGGAGACGGAGACGATGCCGCGCACGGCGGAGTCCCCGCGGCCGAGCTCCTCGGTGACCAGGACGTACGCGAGGTGGTCGCCCCCGGAGCCGCCGTACTCCTCGGGGACGGTCAGGCCGAGGAAGCCGAGCGCGCCGAGCTTCTTCACGATGCCCCGGTCCACGCTCTCGGCGCGGTCCCACGCGGCGGCGTACGGGGCCACCTCGCGCTCGGTGAACTCGCGGGCGAGCCGGCGTACGGCGCTCTGCTCCTCGCTCAGCTCCAGGTTCACCGGGCACCTCCGGGCGACTCGTCCGGGCCTTTAACTAGCACCGGTAGTTTATGGCGGGCAGGCCCTACTATGTGGCGCATGGCCAGACCGCGCAAGCCCCTTCTCAGCAGAGCCCGCATCGTCGAGGCGGCGGGTGCCCTGGTGGACGCGGAGGGCCTGGAGGCGGTGTCGACGCGACGGCTGGCGGCAGCGCTCGGCGTCAGCGGGCCGTCCCTGTACAACCACTTCCGCACGAAGGACGAGATCCTGGACGCGGTGGCGGACGCGGTGAGCGCCCGGGTCGACTTGTCGATGTTCGAGGCGGGGCGCCTGGACTGGCGGGGCGCCCTGCACGCCTGGGCCCACTCGTACCGCGACGCCCTGTCCGACCATCCGAACATCGTCCCGGTGCTGGCACGGGGCCCGGGGCGCCGGCCGGCGGGCCTGCGGCTGGCGGACGCCGTCTTCGGCGCGATGACGGAGGCCGGCTGGCCCCCGGCCCAGGCGACCCGGATCGGCGCGCTGATGCGGTACTTCATCCTGGGCTCGGCGATGGCTTCGTTCGCCCGGGGCTTCGTGGACGACGAGACGGCCTACGACCCGGCGGACTACCCCCACCTGGGCCAGGCCCATCTGCTGGCCGAGCACCAGCACGAGGTGGACGAGGGCGCCTTCGCGACGGGCCTGGCCGCCCTGTTGGACGGACTGGCCCTCCAGTACGAGGCGCTGCGCGACACCGTGTGACCGACCGGGCGCACCCGCCCGACCCGGTGGCGCCCCCGGCACAGGCGGAGGCGCTGCGGGGGCCGGGGCGGGGGCTTGGGCGAAGGCCCGGGCGGAGGTTGGGCAAGGCCCGGGCGGGGGCTTGGGCGAAGGCCCGGGCGGGGAGCGCCGCAGGGGCGGCCGGTGGGACACCACGGAGGCGGCCGGCAGGGGGCGGCTGGGGCCGGGCCGCCCGCACCGAACCGCGCCGCGGGCTAGAAGACGACGAGCGAACGGCCGCCCTTGCCCGCCAGCATGGCGTCGAAGGCCGCCGGGATGCCGTCGAGGGTGATGCGGTCGGTGACGAGGGCCCCGAGGTCGAGGCGGCCCTCGCGGACGTGTCCGGCGATGACCGG is part of the Streptomyces subrutilus genome and encodes:
- a CDS encoding TetR/AcrR family transcriptional regulator, yielding MWRMARPRKPLLSRARIVEAAGALVDAEGLEAVSTRRLAAALGVSGPSLYNHFRTKDEILDAVADAVSARVDLSMFEAGRLDWRGALHAWAHSYRDALSDHPNIVPVLARGPGRRPAGLRLADAVFGAMTEAGWPPAQATRIGALMRYFILGSAMASFARGFVDDETAYDPADYPHLGQAHLLAEHQHEVDEGAFATGLAALLDGLALQYEALRDTV
- a CDS encoding acyl-CoA dehydrogenase family protein, yielding MNLELSEEQSAVRRLAREFTEREVAPYAAAWDRAESVDRGIVKKLGALGFLGLTVPEEYGGSGGDHLAYVLVTEELGRGDSAVRGIVSVSLGLVAKTIAAWGTEEQKRAWLPRLCSGDALGCFGLTEPGTGSDAGSLTTRAVREGDSYVLSGSKMFITNGTWADVVLLFARTGDEPGHRGVSAFLVPTDTPGLTRREIHGKLGLRGQATAELALDGVRVPASALLGPEGKGFSVAMSALAKGRMSVAAGCVGIAQAALDAAVSYASQREQFGKPIAHHQLVQELIADISVDVDAARLLTWRVADLIDRGQPFATESSTAKLFASEAAVRAASNALQVHGGYGYIDEYPAGKLLRDARVMTLYEGTSQIQKLLIGRARTGVSAF
- a CDS encoding MaoC family dehydratase; the protein is MAEPRIFTSAEELHAGTGEPLGPSGWLEVDQKRIDLFADATGDHQWIHVDPERAAAGPFGTTIAHGYLTLSLLPSLVPQIMRVEGMKMGINYGANKVRFPAPVPVGSRLRATAVITEVTEAGGGVQVAATVTVEREGGDKPVCVAESVSRYYF
- the soxR gene encoding redox-sensitive transcriptional activator SoxR, with amino-acid sequence MPQIPEKIHELTVGQLSARSGAAVSALHFYESKGLISSRRTSGNQRRYTRDALRRVAFVRAAQRVGIPLASIRDALAQLPEERTPTREDWARLSAAWRTELDQRISQLGRLRDHLTDCIGCGCLSLETCALSNPGDVFGERITGSRL
- a CDS encoding TetR/AcrR family transcriptional regulator, which encodes MDSAAETAGGYQPWSEVTPDAARRLLIAAVEAFAERGYHATTTRDIAGRAGMSPAALYIHYKTKEELLHRISRIGHDKALEILTTAADAPGGAAERLDAAVRSFVRWHAAHHTTARVVQYELDALAPEHRSEIVALRRQSDAAVRRILADGVEAGEFDVPDVPGTTLAVLSLCIDVARWFSVSGPRTPDEVGALYADLVLRMVGARPHEVQPGT